In a genomic window of Neisseria flavescens:
- a CDS encoding SEL1-like repeat protein, with product MTAAPDILYRQAAALLEQSNTAQALPLLQQAAEQGYTEAAFVLGDHLLQNGHPEQALPWLEAAAAQRHPKALFTLLQQREHNGTPTGQLLNEYAWLSEQGHLEAQLILMRYHTQRNDPQSLYWAELAAARYAAPAYYHLARHHQRQGDVATAIEQYEKAAALGVTAACWQLGQIYFYGTGVSPNHAQAEHYLEQAAQAGHIAAQTLLADLLAAQRKPEALEWYRRAADKEQAEAQAKLAQYALTGELSERDPFQAARYAKAAAEKDHPEALKIMGDLYRYGLGIKADNHIAHDYYHRAAALGSAAAAQKLISDAALYHPQQYEQIKTAALQQQQTEAIYRLAEAQAHAIGHPADYNAARKNYMEAAEFHHKNAAAALGRIYHYGLGTAQDPWAAAHWYAIAAEQNHPSAQYHLACFYYHGQGIGCHVPTACYWLQAAISNGHTSAESLISLLEQWRREAHHAIGQKAV from the coding sequence ATGACCGCCGCTCCTGATATCCTCTACCGGCAAGCCGCCGCCCTTTTGGAACAATCCAATACCGCCCAAGCCCTGCCCCTGCTGCAACAGGCCGCAGAGCAGGGATATACGGAAGCTGCTTTTGTATTGGGCGACCATCTGCTGCAAAACGGTCATCCGGAGCAGGCACTTCCATGGTTGGAAGCCGCCGCGGCCCAACGCCATCCCAAGGCACTCTTCACCCTGTTGCAACAACGCGAACACAACGGCACCCCGACCGGACAGCTTCTTAACGAATACGCCTGGCTGAGTGAGCAAGGTCACCTCGAAGCCCAATTAATTCTCATGCGTTACCACACGCAGCGCAACGATCCACAATCGCTCTACTGGGCGGAGCTTGCCGCTGCCCGATATGCCGCACCTGCGTATTACCATTTGGCACGCCATCATCAACGCCAAGGCGACGTTGCAACAGCTATCGAACAATACGAAAAAGCGGCAGCGCTCGGCGTGACTGCAGCCTGCTGGCAACTCGGTCAAATCTACTTCTACGGCACAGGTGTCAGCCCCAACCACGCACAAGCCGAACACTATCTCGAACAAGCCGCGCAAGCCGGCCACATCGCCGCACAAACCCTGCTGGCCGACCTTCTTGCTGCCCAACGCAAACCCGAAGCCTTAGAATGGTATCGTCGTGCCGCCGACAAAGAGCAAGCGGAAGCACAGGCCAAGCTGGCCCAATACGCCCTGACCGGCGAACTTTCCGAACGCGATCCGTTTCAAGCGGCACGATATGCCAAAGCCGCCGCTGAGAAAGACCATCCCGAAGCCCTGAAAATCATGGGCGACCTCTACCGCTACGGCCTCGGCATCAAAGCCGACAACCATATTGCGCATGATTACTACCACCGTGCCGCCGCGCTGGGTTCTGCCGCCGCGGCACAAAAACTCATCAGCGACGCCGCGCTGTACCATCCGCAACAATACGAACAAATCAAAACTGCCGCCCTGCAACAGCAACAAACCGAAGCCATCTACCGTTTGGCGGAAGCACAAGCCCATGCCATCGGCCATCCCGCCGACTATAATGCTGCACGCAAAAATTACATGGAAGCTGCCGAGTTCCACCATAAAAACGCGGCGGCTGCCTTAGGCCGCATCTACCATTACGGCCTCGGTACGGCGCAAGATCCTTGGGCAGCTGCACACTGGTACGCCATTGCTGCCGAACAAAACCACCCTTCCGCCCAATACCACCTCGCCTGTTTTTACTATCACGGACAAGGTATCGGCTGTCATGTTCCGACCGCCTGCTACTGGCTGCAGGCTGCCATCAGCAACGGCCACACTTCGGCCGAATCATTAATATCCCTATTAGAACAATGGCGACGCGAAGCACACCATGCCATCGGACAAAAGGCCGTCTGA